From Pseudomonas fluorescens:
ATTGCGCGTGCTGTTAGTGATGCCGGTGCTGTTCATGTTTTCATTCTGCTACGCCTTTGGGCAGGTATTAATAGCCAAAAAAGAGCTGGAGACGGCCGTGGCCCAATACATTGCCTATGACATTGTTGCTCACGAGTCACTGAGCGCCGCACCGATTTTTTATTATGTCGGTCCCCTAACGGCGGGTAACTGGTTGCCACGAGGTCACGCGGCAATGACGTACATGCCATCCCTGAGGTATCTATTGAGTGATGCCAATACCTTGCTGCATCCGCAATTCATGACCCGGTTAGGCATCAATAATGTGGTGGAGGGTGACCGGGAGAATTTTGAGGCTGCCATCGCTGCTGGCAATCGCTATAGCCGAGTGGTGGACAGAAAGTTCTATTCGATTTACCTGACGGAGCAGGGCGGTTTTATTGTGTTCAAGGAAATTCTCGACCCTGAAGACTACACCCTGCAACTCAATGAAAAATGAGCGCAGGCATGGGCGCCGAAAGCCGGCGTCCATGCCTCGTTAAGCGGCCGCCACCTCATGGGCCTCAAAACTATCCGCCCGAGCCATCTGCCACATGCGCGAATAAAACTCGCCGTTCACTTCCCCAGTCAGCAACTCCCCCGGCTTGAGGAACACATGCAACTGCGAGAACAGCTTGATCTCGGTGGCCGACATGCGTCGCACCAAGTGCTTGGCTGACAGCTGCGACGGATGGTCCAAACCCGCGGCAGCGAGCATTTCGGCGAGGGCCTTGAGGGTGTTGCGGTGGAAGTTGAATACGCGCTGGGCCTTGTCCGGCACCACCAGGGCGCGTTGGCGCAGTGGGTCCTGGGTGGCGACGCCGGTCGGGCATTTGTTGGTGTGGCAGCTTTGCGACTGAATGCAGCCGATGGCGAACATGAAGCCCCGCGCCGAGTTGGCCCAGTCAGCCCCGATGGCCAGCACGCTGGCGATATCGAATGCGCTGACGATCTTGCCGCTGGCGCCCAGCTTGATCTTGTCGCGCAGGTTCAGGCCCACCAGGGTGTTGTGTACGAACAGCAAGCCATCACGCAGCGGTACGCCGATATGGTCGGTGAACTCCACGGGCGCGGCGCCGGTGCCACCTTCCTTGCCGTCGACCACGATAAAGTCCGGGAGGATGCCGGTCTCCAGCATGGCCTTGGCGATGCCCATGAATTCCCACGGGTGGCCCAGGCAGAACTTGAAGCCCACCGGTTTGCCGCCGGACAGTTCGCGTAACTGGGCGATGAACTGCATCAACTCGATCGGTGTGGAGAACGCGCTGTGGCGCGAGGGCGAGACGCAGTCTTCGCCCATCAGGATGCCGCGTGTCTCGGCGATCTCCTGGGTCACTTTGTGCTTGGGCAGGATGCCGCCATGGCCGGGCTTGGCACCCTGGCTCATCTTGACTTCGATCATGCGCACTTGCGGGTTCTGCGCCTGTGCGGCGAAGCGTTCTGGGTCGAAGCGGCCGTCACTGGTGCGGCAGCCGAAGTAGCCGCTGCCCAGCTCCCAGGTCAGGTCACCGCCGTTTTCACGGTGATAGGGGCTGATGCTGCCTTCGCCGGTGTCATGGGCGAAATTGCCCAGCTTGGCGCCCTGGTTGAGCGCGCGGATCGCGTTGGCGCTCAGGGAGCCGAAGCTCATCGCCGAGATGTTGAACACCGACGCGGAATAGGGCTGCGTGCATTGCGGGCCGCCGACCATCACGCGAAAGGTGCTGGGGTCGCTCAGTGGCGCCGGACGCATGGAGTGGCCGATAAACTCAAAGCCCGACTGGTACACATCGATCAGGGTGCCGAAGGGTTTGTCGGCGGTTTCATTCTTGGCCCGTGAGTAGACCAGCGAGCGCTGGGCGCGTGAGAAGGGCAGGGCGTCGCTGTCGGATTCCAGCAGGTACTGGCGGATTTCCGGGCGAATCGCCTCCACCAGGTATCGGATATTGCCCAGGATCGGGTAGTTGCGGCGTACCGCGTGGGGGCTTTGCAGCAGGTCGAACAGGCCGATCAGGCTGAGGATGCCGGTGACTATGGTGATGGGCCACAGCCATTCATATTCGATAAAAGGCAGGCTGGCGAGGGTGAAAATGACGCATACGGCAAAGAAGGCGTAACGGCTTAGCAAGGACAGGCTCATACGGTTACCTTGGGTTCGGACTCTTCAGGTCGGTGCCGCATTCTGCTCCCGGAGGGAAAGCCTGGACAACCGCCAAGCGCATTCAGCGTCTGAGCTGCCTCGGGATGGCGGGGCCAAGCGTGTGCAGGCGGCGGCTGTCGGTGACCTCAAAGGTGGCTTGATTGTCGGTCGTGGAACTGCCGCCGACGAATAGAGTAAAGGTGCCGGCTTCGACCACGGGCAACAAGTCATCGTCGAGCAGGGCAAAGTCTTCCGGGCCAAGGGTGAACTCGACGATCCGGGCTTCGCCAGGGGCCAGGTGTACTTTGCGAAAGCCTCGCAGTCGGCGGACCGGGCGCGCCACGCTGGCGACATCATCGCGTAGATAGAGTTGGACGATTTCGTCTCCCGCCCGCTGGCCCGTATTGGTCACCGTGACGCGGACGTTCAGGGACTGGGTCGAGGCGAGGCGTTCGGTGCTCAGTTGGGGGGCCGAGTAGGCGAAGGTGGTGTAGCTCAAACCAAAACCAAAGGCATACGCGGGCGTCGAGGGCAAATCCAGGTAGGTGGATTCGTACGGGTTTTGGCCTGTGGCCGGGCGCCCGCTGTTCCTGTAGCCATAGTAGATGGGGACTTGCCCCACACTGCGGGCAAAGGTGATGGGCAGCTTGCCGCTGGGGTTTACATCGCCAAACAGCACGTCGGCCACACCCTGCCCCATTTCACTGCCAAGGAACCAGGACTCCAGAATGGCCGTTGCCTGTTGGGCGCTGTTCGAGAGCGACAGCGGGCGACCGTTCATCAGGATGATCACCACGGGCTTGCCGGTTTCCAGCAGCGTTTGCACGAGCGCGTCCTGGGCGCCGGGCAGGCCAAGGTCGGCGCGACTGGCGGCTTCTCCACTCATGTCGGCGGTTTCGCCGAGTACGGCCACCACCACATCGGCCTTCTGGGCGGCCTGTTGTGCCGCTGCTATGCCTTGGGTGTCCAGGCTGGTAGGCGATGCTCCGGGGACGTAGGTCACTTGGGTGGCAGGGGAGACAGTGCGCTGTATGCCTTCCAGTATCGTCACGGTGTCGTTGGTATTTCCAGCCAAGGCCCAAGCGCCCAACGTGGCTTGGGCATCCGTGGCCAGGCTGCCCACCACCAGCAACGTGTGCAGGTCCTTGGGCAAGGGGAGCAGCGCGCCTGAATTTTTCAGCAGGACGATGGATTTCTGTGCCGCCTCGCGAGCCAGAGCACGGGTTTGCGGGGTCAGGGTCTGGGCACGTTCGCGGGCGGGGTCGCTGTAGCGATAGGGATTTTCGAACAGGCCCAGCCGCTGCTTGGCCCTGAGGATATGGCGTACGGCCTCATCCACGGTGGTCAGCGACACTTGACCGTTGCGCACCAGGTCGGGCAGGTTTCGGCTATAGGACTGGCTGACCATGTCAATCTCGACACCGGCGTTCAATGCCTTGCGCGTGGCATCCGCTGGACTGGCCGCCACGCCATGGGGGATGAGTTCATGCACGCCCATCCAGTCGCTGACGATGATTCCGGTAAACCCCCATTGGCCGCGTAACAGACCTTTGAGGAGGGGCGCGTTGCTGTGCATGGGAACCCCCGCGAGTTCCTCGAACCCTGGCATCACGGCATCCGCGCCGGCCTCTACGGCCGCCTGGAACGGCGGCAGGTAGACCTCTTGCAAGGTGCGTTGTGACAGGTCGGCGCTGTTGTAGTCACGTCCGCCTTCGGCGGCGCCGTAAGCGACAAAATGTTTGGCGGTGGACAGCATGAAGGATGTGTTGGGTGGCCCATCGCCGTGAGTCCCTCGGACTCTTGCCACCGCCAGTGCCGAACCCAGGAACGGGTCTTCCCCGGCCCCCTCGACCACCCGCCCCCAGCGTGGGTCGCGGGTGATATCGAGCATGGGGGCAAAGGTCCAATGCAGGCCGCTGGCCGAAGCCTCCATGGCGGCTGCACGGGCAGTGCGTTGCGACAAGTCGGGGTCCCAGGCCGCCGCCTCGGCCAAGGGCACCGGGAATAGGGTGCGAAAACCGTGGATCACATCAAATGCAAACAACAGCGGGATATGCAGGCGCGAGCCTTCTACGACGCTCTGCTGCAATTGTCGGGTCCGTTCGGCACCGTAGATGCCGAGCACCGAGCCCACAGTCTGCATCGGCGGGTGGGTCAGGCTGCCCTGGTCAATCGCCGGGCCGGTGACGGTGTCCACTGTCGCCAACTGGGTGAGCTGGCCAGCTTTTTCCTCTAGCGTCATTTGCGCCAGCAGCAGTTCAACCGGGTCAGTCTGTGCCGAGGCCGATAGCGCAAGGCAGACGAGTAGCAATGCCACGAGACGAATAGCCATGACAGCCTTCCCTGGCGGACAGTGTTTTTTGAGTGTCCAACGGGTGGGCGAAGCCGTCTACTGTCAGAAATGACAGTGCGGGACGGTTTTTTGAGTGGCGTCTGCCGGCGTGGTGTGAGTGGGCGGGGCCGGCTCCTGCTGTTGCCGGTCATTGGTCTTGTGGCGGCTTGTGGTTGAGGGGCCGCCTCGATCGCGTGGCGATTTACCTAGGCTTGGTTTGCGCTTTGGCGTTATTGCAATCGATCTAAAAAAGCCGAGCTGTACGGGGCGACTAGGCTGTTTGCCGAATGGGCAGCACCACCCGGAAGGTGGTGCCTTTGCCCACTTCGCTGCTGACCGTAATAGTCCCGTGATGTTTCTTCACAATCCCATACGACAGCGAGAGCCCCAGCCCCGTCCCTTCACCCACCGGCTTGGTGGTGAAGAACGGGTCGAAAATCTTTTGCAGGGCCTGCGGGGCAATCCCGCAGCCGTTGTCCGCGACTTCCAGCCAGATGGTGTCGCCTTCCACGCCGGTGCTCAGGGTGATGGTGCCGCGCTCCGGCCCCATGGATTGGGCCGCATTGATCACCAGGTTCATCACCACCTGGTTGAGCTGCGAGGCCAGGCACTCGATGTCCGGCAAGGGCTGGTAGTGCTTGACCACGTCGGCCTTGTACTTGAGTTCACTGGCGACGATGTTCAGCGTCGAGTCGATGCCTTGTTGCAGGTTGGCCCACTGCCAGGTCTGGTCGTTGTCCACCCGTGAAAAGTTTTTCAGGTCCCTGACGATCTGCACCACGCGGTTGATGCCTTCCTTGGATTCATGGATCAGGACCGGAATATCCTCCTTGAGAAAATCCAGCTCCAGGCTTTCGCGCAAAGCCTTGAGCTGATCACGCTGCTCGCCCGATTCGATCATCTCCTCAGCCTGCCGGTAAGCGCCCAGCATCTGTTGCAGTTGGCTGAAGTAGCTGTCGAGGGTATTGAGGTTGGACGAGATAAACCCCACCGGGTTATTGATCTCATGCGCGACCCCCGCCGCCAGTTGCCCAAGCGACGCCAGCTTTTCCGACTGCACCAGTTGGCTTTCCAGGTGTTTGCGTTCGTCGATTTCGATTTGCAGCGCCTCGCTGGCGTGGGTCAGCGCCTGGGTGCGCTGCACCACCAATTGTTCCAGGTGGCTGTTTTGCAGCGAGGCACGGCGGGCCATGTCCCATTTGTTGGTCAGGGTGTTGGCCATCTGCTGGACTTCGATGTTGTCGAAAGGTTTTTTCAGGATCAGCAGGCGGTCATGGGCTTGCAGCCGGGCGAGCAAATCTTCCCAGGAATAATCCGAATACGCCGTGCACACCACCACTTGCAGGCCGGGGGCGACTTTCCATAGCTCCTCGATCGTCTTGGCACCGTCCCAGCCCTGGGGCATGCGCATATCGACAAAGGCCAATGCATAGGGACGTTGCTTGGCCATGGCGGTGACGAGCAATGCCAGTCCCTCTTCGCCGCCATAGGCCGAGTCCAGCTCGAATGCCGGGGCGGCCGGTTGGGTACTGTCGCCGAACAGGGCTGACTCCATTTCATCGAGCACCTGGTTGGTCTCGATCGGCGGCGTCAGGATCTTGCGAAAATCGTCGTGGATCGACGGCGTGTCATCGATCAGCAAAATGCGCCGGTTAGGTGGTTGGTTCATGACTGACTTCCGGCCGGGTAAGAGGAATCTTCAAGGTGAATATAGCGCCTTGGCCCGGCCCATCGCTGTGGGCGCTGAGCTGGCCGTTCATTTCCAGGGCGGCCAGGGCACAGCTGTGCAAGCCGAAGCCGTGGCCTTCCTTGCGGGTGGTAAAGCCGTGGGTGAAGATCCGTGTCATGTTTTCTGCGGGTATACCTTCGCCGTCGTCCTTGACGCTGATCTGCAAGGTGTCGCCATCCACGGGCGTGACGGACAGGGTGATGCGGCGTGGCCGGTCGCTCAGGTTGGCCATGGCGTACTTGGCGTTGCTGATCAGGTTGACCATGATCAGCAACAGGCGATGTTTGTCCCCCAGGATCTGCGGCACGGCTGCGTATTCCTTGATCACCGTGACGTTATGACGGCTCAGGGCGCCTGCGTTCATGCGCAAGGCATCTTCCATCAAGGCACTGATATCCAGCGGTTCCAGCAGGCTGGATGCGCCCGCATAGGATTGCTGGGTGGAGACGATGTCCTTGATGTGGTCGACGCTCTTGCTCAGTTGTGCCAGCTCGTCCGTAAGCCCTTGCTGTTCAACGGCAATGGCGTTTACCAGTTGGTTCAGGTAGCCGGGCAACAGCTTGCCCTTTTCATCTTCGGTGAGGAAGGTGCCGAGGTCACCCTGGTGCTCGTTGATCAATTGCATGGCCTTGCCCAGGCCCTGTGCCTTGCTGCTGCGCAGTTTACGGGCAACCAGGTCGGCGGAGATGTTCACGCTGTTGAGCACGTTGCCGACGTTGTGCAGCACATTGGTCGCGATCTCGGCCATGCCGGCCTGGCGGGCATTGTCCATCAGCTCGCTCTGGGCATCCTTGAGCTGTTGAGTGCGCCGCTCGACGCGTTGTTCCAGGGTTTCGTTGGCGGCCTGCAAGGCGCGATTGACGCGGTTTATCTCGGCGACGCTGCGCAGCAGTCGAATCGCCAGGTACAGCAACAAGGCGACCAGCAGGGTCGAGAACACCAGCAGGTAGCGATGGTATTTCTGGTCGATGCGGTCGGCGGCCTGTTGATCCTGATTGAGGTGGGTGGTCAGTTCATCCAGGCGTTCGGCCACCGGGATGGCGGCGATCTGTTCGAGCAAGGTGTTGACCACCGGCTGCTCGCGCAAAATCAGTTCGATGTGATTGCTCAAAATGTCCACGGGGGCCTGGAACGCGCTGGGCAACAGTTCTTTGTTGACGTTCAGCTTGCCCAGGCCGACGAGGATGTCGGCGGCACGCTCGTCACTGGTGATCTGGGCGAACTCCATGCTGCTGAGCAGCAAGTCGTACGTGTCGGTGGCCACGCTTTGCAGTTGCAGTTTGGCGGGCCCGTTCACCTGGTTGAACTGCGCCTGGATATCGTCTTCGGCCGTCGGCAGGAAGGCCAGGGAGTTACGCAACACCGCATTGTGGGATTTGAACTGGTCGACCCGCCGGGCTTTTTCCTGGATCGCCTCCCGGTAGGCTTGTTGGCTGGCTTGCCAGGCGCGCAGGTCTTCAGGGTTGTGGTATGAGTCATGTGCTTCCAGCTCGGCCCACAGCTGGGTCATTTTTGTGAGGGGCGTCACCAGCGGGTCGTAATTGTGGGTGATGGCGATCCTGGCCTTGAGCACCTCGCTGTCCCACTGTGCGTTGAGTTGCTGCAACTGGCGGATCAGGTCGCGTGACTGGGTGTAGGAGGCGGCCTGGTCGTTGGAGGACTTGATGTACAGAAAGACCAGTATCGAGGCCAGCAACATCGTCATGCACCCCAGGAACAATTGGCTGGCGCGGCGGCGGGAGAGGGTCATGATGGTCGGCTCATAGCGGTTTACCTGCCCATTCGCCGGTCAGTGTCTTGAGAAACTGGATGATCAGGTCTTTATCCTCCGCGGACGGGATACGGCCCAACTGGTACTTGAACATCACGTCGACGGCTTCCTCCAGGGTCTTGGCCGAGGCGTCGTGGAAATAGGGGGCCGTGACCGCGACATTGCGCAGGCTCGGCACCTTGAACACGTGACGGTCCTCTTCATCCTGGGTCAACAGGTAGCGCCCCAGGTCCGACTCGACAGGGTTGCCGCGCGCCTTGAAGTAGTCGCCCATCACACCGAACTTCTGGAACATATTGCCGCCGATGTTGATCCCCTGGTGGCAGGCAATGCAGCCGTAGTCCTTGAAGCGCTGGTAGCCGTACTTTTCCTGGATCGTCAGGATCTCGGTGTTGCCCAGCAGGTATTGGTCAAAGCGCGAATTCGGGGTGAGCAAGGTTCGCTCATAGGTGGCCAGGGCGTTTTGCACGTTGGCCGCAGTCACGCCATCGGGGTACGCGCCTTTGAACGCCGCCTGGTAGGCGGGCAGGGCGGAGAGGTTCTGCACCACGGTTTTCCAGTCGTTGCCCATTTCCACCGGGCTGATGACCACTTGTTCGATCTGCGCCTCCAGCGTGTCCACCCGG
This genomic window contains:
- a CDS encoding FMN-binding glutamate synthase family protein codes for the protein MSLSLLSRYAFFAVCVIFTLASLPFIEYEWLWPITIVTGILSLIGLFDLLQSPHAVRRNYPILGNIRYLVEAIRPEIRQYLLESDSDALPFSRAQRSLVYSRAKNETADKPFGTLIDVYQSGFEFIGHSMRPAPLSDPSTFRVMVGGPQCTQPYSASVFNISAMSFGSLSANAIRALNQGAKLGNFAHDTGEGSISPYHRENGGDLTWELGSGYFGCRTSDGRFDPERFAAQAQNPQVRMIEVKMSQGAKPGHGGILPKHKVTQEIAETRGILMGEDCVSPSRHSAFSTPIELMQFIAQLRELSGGKPVGFKFCLGHPWEFMGIAKAMLETGILPDFIVVDGKEGGTGAAPVEFTDHIGVPLRDGLLFVHNTLVGLNLRDKIKLGASGKIVSAFDIASVLAIGADWANSARGFMFAIGCIQSQSCHTNKCPTGVATQDPLRQRALVVPDKAQRVFNFHRNTLKALAEMLAAAGLDHPSQLSAKHLVRRMSATEIKLFSQLHVFLKPGELLTGEVNGEFYSRMWQMARADSFEAHEVAAA
- a CDS encoding glycoside hydrolase family 3 N-terminal domain-containing protein gives rise to the protein MAIRLVALLLVCLALSASAQTDPVELLLAQMTLEEKAGQLTQLATVDTVTGPAIDQGSLTHPPMQTVGSVLGIYGAERTRQLQQSVVEGSRLHIPLLFAFDVIHGFRTLFPVPLAEAAAWDPDLSQRTARAAAMEASASGLHWTFAPMLDITRDPRWGRVVEGAGEDPFLGSALAVARVRGTHGDGPPNTSFMLSTAKHFVAYGAAEGGRDYNSADLSQRTLQEVYLPPFQAAVEAGADAVMPGFEELAGVPMHSNAPLLKGLLRGQWGFTGIIVSDWMGVHELIPHGVAASPADATRKALNAGVEIDMVSQSYSRNLPDLVRNGQVSLTTVDEAVRHILRAKQRLGLFENPYRYSDPARERAQTLTPQTRALAREAAQKSIVLLKNSGALLPLPKDLHTLLVVGSLATDAQATLGAWALAGNTNDTVTILEGIQRTVSPATQVTYVPGASPTSLDTQGIAAAQQAAQKADVVVAVLGETADMSGEAASRADLGLPGAQDALVQTLLETGKPVVIILMNGRPLSLSNSAQQATAILESWFLGSEMGQGVADVLFGDVNPSGKLPITFARSVGQVPIYYGYRNSGRPATGQNPYESTYLDLPSTPAYAFGFGLSYTTFAYSAPQLSTERLASTQSLNVRVTVTNTGQRAGDEIVQLYLRDDVASVARPVRRLRGFRKVHLAPGEARIVEFTLGPEDFALLDDDLLPVVEAGTFTLFVGGSSTTDNQATFEVTDSRRLHTLGPAIPRQLRR
- a CDS encoding ATP-binding protein → MNQPPNRRILLIDDTPSIHDDFRKILTPPIETNQVLDEMESALFGDSTQPAAPAFELDSAYGGEEGLALLVTAMAKQRPYALAFVDMRMPQGWDGAKTIEELWKVAPGLQVVVCTAYSDYSWEDLLARLQAHDRLLILKKPFDNIEVQQMANTLTNKWDMARRASLQNSHLEQLVVQRTQALTHASEALQIEIDERKHLESQLVQSEKLASLGQLAAGVAHEINNPVGFISSNLNTLDSYFSQLQQMLGAYRQAEEMIESGEQRDQLKALRESLELDFLKEDIPVLIHESKEGINRVVQIVRDLKNFSRVDNDQTWQWANLQQGIDSTLNIVASELKYKADVVKHYQPLPDIECLASQLNQVVMNLVINAAQSMGPERGTITLSTGVEGDTIWLEVADNGCGIAPQALQKIFDPFFTTKPVGEGTGLGLSLSYGIVKKHHGTITVSSEVGKGTTFRVVLPIRQTA
- a CDS encoding DAHL domain-containing protein, with the translated sequence MTLSRRRASQLFLGCMTMLLASILVFLYIKSSNDQAASYTQSRDLIRQLQQLNAQWDSEVLKARIAITHNYDPLVTPLTKMTQLWAELEAHDSYHNPEDLRAWQASQQAYREAIQEKARRVDQFKSHNAVLRNSLAFLPTAEDDIQAQFNQVNGPAKLQLQSVATDTYDLLLSSMEFAQITSDERAADILVGLGKLNVNKELLPSAFQAPVDILSNHIELILREQPVVNTLLEQIAAIPVAERLDELTTHLNQDQQAADRIDQKYHRYLLVFSTLLVALLLYLAIRLLRSVAEINRVNRALQAANETLEQRVERRTQQLKDAQSELMDNARQAGMAEIATNVLHNVGNVLNSVNISADLVARKLRSSKAQGLGKAMQLINEHQGDLGTFLTEDEKGKLLPGYLNQLVNAIAVEQQGLTDELAQLSKSVDHIKDIVSTQQSYAGASSLLEPLDISALMEDALRMNAGALSRHNVTVIKEYAAVPQILGDKHRLLLIMVNLISNAKYAMANLSDRPRRITLSVTPVDGDTLQISVKDDGEGIPAENMTRIFTHGFTTRKEGHGFGLHSCALAALEMNGQLSAHSDGPGQGAIFTLKIPLTRPEVSHEPTT
- a CDS encoding cytochrome-c peroxidase encodes the protein MGAGAPLVAAPLDEALKPLPPVPELDPAKVELGRQLFNEPRLSVNNTLSCASCHRLESGGADNKPFSLGFDGKPVAINTPTVFNASLNFKQFWNGRVDTLEAQIEQVVISPVEMGNDWKTVVQNLSALPAYQAAFKGAYPDGVTAANVQNALATYERTLLTPNSRFDQYLLGNTEILTIQEKYGYQRFKDYGCIACHQGINIGGNMFQKFGVMGDYFKARGNPVESDLGRYLLTQDEEDRHVFKVPSLRNVAVTAPYFHDASAKTLEEAVDVMFKYQLGRIPSAEDKDLIIQFLKTLTGEWAGKPL